From Oryzias melastigma strain HK-1 linkage group LG15, ASM292280v2, whole genome shotgun sequence, one genomic window encodes:
- the LOC112161376 gene encoding DNA damage-inducible transcript 4 protein, with protein MSSSCSQSLDGSFPPTPAEDRGSQRLSWSNLLQRLTELNGLSPRDDHYCRSESGSVTDLSLSDSESSFFCFPLEETLAAEVVTLITESLHNASPLLCCSKLILPENLLLSISEELLHLAVNEPCGLRGALIDLCVDRGDQGSLCEVDRIAVDPTLVPTFHVTLVLRLESNGLWPKVQKLFRGGKPQGSPRQLSSLRLKPSFRAIRRKLYSSGELLVEECP; from the exons ATGTCGTCCTCGTGCAGCCAGTCTCTGGACGGAAGTTTCCCGCCCACCCCCGCGGAGGACAGGGGCTCCCAGCGGCTCTCCTGGAGCAACCTGCTCCAGAGATTGACTGAGCTGAACGGCCTCAGTCCCAGAGATGATCACTACTGCAGGAGTGAAAGTG GTTCTGTTACAGATTTATCTCTGTCAGACTCTGAAAGCAGCTTCTTCTGCTTCCCCCTGGAGGAGACCTTGGCTGCGGAGGTCGTGACCCTCATCACAGAGAGCCTCCATAACGCCTCCCCCCTCCTGTGCTGCTCCAAACTCATCCTACCTGAGAATCTGCTGCTCTCCATCAGTGAAGAACTGCTGCACTTAGCTGTCAACGAGCCCTGCGGCCTGAGGGGGGCGCTCATCGACCTGTGTGTGGACAGGGGCGACCAGGGGTCACTGTGCGAGGTGGACAGGATTGCAGTGGATCCCACCCTGGTTCCGACCTTCCACGTGACGTTAGTGTTGAGGCTGGAGTCCAACGGGCTGTGGCCTAAAGTTCAGAAGCTCTTCAGGGGCGGGAAGCCTCAGGGTTCACCGCGACAGCTCAGCTCGCTGAGGCTGAAACCCAGCTTCAGGGCCATCAGGAGGAAGCTGTACTCTTCAGGGGAGCTGCTAGTCGAGGAATGCCCCTGA
- the dnajb12a gene encoding dnaJ homolog subfamily B member 12a — MDSNKDEAERCIKIALNSITNNQPDKARKFLEKAQRLFPTDQARNLLESLAQNGKPPDENGGPVNGDEPTMRHRSHRDEANVSQGPTESSKSFTAEQLEAVKKIKSCKDYYQILGVEKTASEEDLKKSYRKLALKFHPDKNHAPGATEAFKAIGNAYAVLSNTEKRRQYDQYGEERTHPNRHRHHHDFEADISPEDLFNMFFGGGFPSSNVHVYRNGRMHFAHHNRQERREQHRDGGLALFVQILPILILIVVSALSQLMVTQPPYSLSYRPSAGHIHKRHTSNLKVPFYVGERFHEEYSGTLKYVEKSVEEDYISNLRNNCWKEKQQKEGLLYRARYFGDSELYQRAQRMGTPSCSRLSEIQVILDG; from the exons ATGGATTCAAACAAGGACGAAGCAGAGCGATGCATTAAAATAGCTCTAAATTCGATCACCAACAACCAACCCGACAAAGCCAGGAAGTTTCTGGAAAAGGCGCAGCGTTTATTCCCCACAGACCAAGCCAGAA ACTTATTGGAGTCCTTGGCCCAGAATGGAAAGCCTCCAGATGAAAATGGCGGTCCTGTGAACGGAGACGAACCCACTATGAGGCACCGCAGTCACAGAGATGAAGCTAATGTGTCTCAAGGGCCCACAGAGTCTTCGAAGTCTTTCACAGCGGAGCAGCTAGAGGCTGTCAAAAA GATTAAAAGCTGTAAAGATTATTACCAAATTCTGGGAGTGGAAAAAACAGCCTCTGAGGAGgaccttaaaaagtcttacagAAAGCTGGCGTTAAAATTTCACCCCGATAAAAACCACGCACCCGGAGCCACTGAAGCATTTAAAG CCATCGGCAATGCTTACGCCGTTCTGAGTAACACTGAAAAGCGGCGGCAGTACGATCAGTACGGAGAGGAGAGAACACACCCCAACAGACACAGACACCACCACGACTTTGAAGCTGACATCTCCCCCGAGGAcctctttaacatgttttttggtgGAGGATTTCCATCAA GTAATGTACATGTTTACAGAAATGGCAGAATGCACTTTGCACACCATAATAGACAAGAGAGACGAGAGCAACACAGAGAT GGAGGTCTGGCTCTGTTTGTCCAGATTTTACCCATCTTGATTCTCATCGTCGTTTCTGCCCTCAGCCAGTTGATGGTCACACAGCCTCCATACAGCCTTAGCTATCGCCC GTCTGCGGGACATATACACAAAAGGCATACATCTAACCTGAAGGTGCCTTTTTATGTGGGGGAACGTTTTCATGAAGAATACTCCGGTACTCTGAAGTATGTTGAGAAAAGCGTAGAAGAAGACTACATCTCTAATCTAAGAAACAACTGCTGGAAGGAGAAGCAGCAGA AGGAAGGTTTGCTGTACCGTGCTCGCTACTTTGGAGATTCTGAACTGTACCAAAGAGCACAGAGGATGGGAACTCCCAGCTGTTCCAGGTTATCTGAGATTCAAGTCATACTGGATGGCTAG
- the trmt2b gene encoding tRNA (uracil(54)-C(5))-methyltransferase homolog-B isoform X2 — MAFLCLRLVEYVKISSLFALRKPYFLFSTKTTIEAEQDKLLAKKQRRKSQKKHLWSDNLSWEERLADAVTPLWRLSYDEQLELKQKHQEKVLSQLVDHLPGVDGNPKTVGFYLGTGKQGNIVCVNGDHLLNMPEKHKLVARCYQDFIRQSSLDPCLLFHAGGHWREVTVRTNAKGHTMAIVYFHPQTLSPEEVSVHKADLVDYFTRGPGSVCQLDSLFFQESSMTRCSHEESPYQLLYGQPHIYEKVLGFKFRVSPDAFFQVNQAAAEVLYATLRDLISPNTEKLGTSTDTLLDVCCGTGAIGITASPRVEKVIGIELIEQAVEDAVHNTALNNVLNCQFVSGKAEAVLPGVMVDLSCSGGGLTAVVNPARAGLHYRVVRALRNQPSIRRLIYVSCKPDGEAMRNFRELCCPPDPQKKLTGEAFSPTLAVPVDMFPHTPHCELVLLFER, encoded by the exons ATGGCTTTTTTATGCTTAAGGTTAGTAGAATATGTCAaaataagctctttgtttgcttTAAGGAAGCCATACTTTCTGTTTTCTACAAAAACCACCATTGAAGCTGAGCAGGATAAACTACTAGCAAAAAAACAGAGGAGAAAAAGTCAGAAGAAGCATCTCTGGTCAGACAATCTGTCCTGGGAGGAAAGGCTGGCTGATGCGGTCACTCCTCTGTGGAGGCTGAGTTATGATGAGCAGCTCGAGCTGAAGCAAAAGCATCAGGAAAAAGTTCTGTCTCAGCTTGTGGATCATCTTCCAG GAGTAGATGGAAACCCAAAGACGGTCGGATTTTATTTGGGCACTGGAAAGCAGGGAAACATAGTTTGTGTAAATGGCGACCACCTTCTGAACATGCCAGAGAAACACAAACTTGTGGCCAGATGCTATCAGGACTTCATCCGCCAGTCCTCACTTGACCCCTGCTTGCTGTTCCACGCTGGAGGTCACTGGAGGGAAGTGACGGTTAGGACTAACGCAAAGGGACACACCATGGCGATTGTTTATTTTCACCCTCAAACGCTCTCTCCAGAGGAAGTGTCTGTTCATAAAGCTGACCTGGTGGATTACTTCACGCGAGGGCCCGGATCCGTCTGTCAGCTGGACTCGCTTTTCTTCCAAGAGAGCTCCATGACTCGCTGCAGCCACGAGGAATCGCCCTACCAGCTCCTTTATGGCCAGCCGCACATATACGAGAAG GTTTTGGGTTTCAAGTTCCGCGTTTCCCCAGATGCCTTTTTCCAGGTGAACCAGGCGGCTGCGGAGGTGCTTTATGCTACTTTGAGGGACCTCATTTCCCCAAACACGGAGAAATTAGGAACATCTACCGACACTCTTCTAGACGTGTGCTGTGGGACCGGTGCCATTGGAATCACCGCATCTCCTCGGGTGGAGAAAGTAATCGGAATCGAGCTCATCGAGCAGGCAGTGGAAGACGCCGTTCACAACACCGCTCTTAACAATGTGCTAAACTGCCAGTTCGTTTCTGGGAAGGCGGAGGCGGTGCTTCCTGGTGTCATGGTGGACTTGAGCTGCTCGGGTGGAGGCCTCACGGCGGTGGTGAACCCGGCTCGAGCTGGCCTTCACTACAGAGTGGTCAGAGCGCTCCGAAACCAGCCTAGCATCCGCAGACTGATCTACGTTTCCTGCAAACCAGATGGGGAAGCCATGAGGAACTTCAGGGAACTTTGTTGTCCTCCTGATCCACAGAAAAAACTCACAGGAGAGGCCTTTTCTCCTACGCTGGCTGTTCCCGTGGACATGTTCCCACACACTCCTCACTGTGAACTTGTGCTGCTTTTTGAACGCTAG
- the trmt2b gene encoding tRNA (uracil(54)-C(5))-methyltransferase homolog-B isoform X1, which translates to MAFLCLRLVEYVKISSLFALRKPYFLFSTKTTIEAEQDKLLAKKQRRKSQKKHLWSDNLSWEERLADAVTPLWRLSYDEQLELKQKHQEKVLSQLVDHLPGEPKSSSPVNNKLSFPLLPILPSPVRDGYRNKSTFSVNKGVDGNPKTVGFYLGTGKQGNIVCVNGDHLLNMPEKHKLVARCYQDFIRQSSLDPCLLFHAGGHWREVTVRTNAKGHTMAIVYFHPQTLSPEEVSVHKADLVDYFTRGPGSVCQLDSLFFQESSMTRCSHEESPYQLLYGQPHIYEKVLGFKFRVSPDAFFQVNQAAAEVLYATLRDLISPNTEKLGTSTDTLLDVCCGTGAIGITASPRVEKVIGIELIEQAVEDAVHNTALNNVLNCQFVSGKAEAVLPGVMVDLSCSGGGLTAVVNPARAGLHYRVVRALRNQPSIRRLIYVSCKPDGEAMRNFRELCCPPDPQKKLTGEAFSPTLAVPVDMFPHTPHCELVLLFER; encoded by the exons ATGGCTTTTTTATGCTTAAGGTTAGTAGAATATGTCAaaataagctctttgtttgcttTAAGGAAGCCATACTTTCTGTTTTCTACAAAAACCACCATTGAAGCTGAGCAGGATAAACTACTAGCAAAAAAACAGAGGAGAAAAAGTCAGAAGAAGCATCTCTGGTCAGACAATCTGTCCTGGGAGGAAAGGCTGGCTGATGCGGTCACTCCTCTGTGGAGGCTGAGTTATGATGAGCAGCTCGAGCTGAAGCAAAAGCATCAGGAAAAAGTTCTGTCTCAGCTTGTGGATCATCTTCCAGGTGAGCCCAAGTCTTCATCACCTGTCAACAACAAACTCAGCTTCCCTCTCCTGCCCATCCTGCCATCCCCTGTAAGAGACGGCTACCGCAATAAGTCAACTTTTTCTGTCAATAAAGGAGTAGATGGAAACCCAAAGACGGTCGGATTTTATTTGGGCACTGGAAAGCAGGGAAACATAGTTTGTGTAAATGGCGACCACCTTCTGAACATGCCAGAGAAACACAAACTTGTGGCCAGATGCTATCAGGACTTCATCCGCCAGTCCTCACTTGACCCCTGCTTGCTGTTCCACGCTGGAGGTCACTGGAGGGAAGTGACGGTTAGGACTAACGCAAAGGGACACACCATGGCGATTGTTTATTTTCACCCTCAAACGCTCTCTCCAGAGGAAGTGTCTGTTCATAAAGCTGACCTGGTGGATTACTTCACGCGAGGGCCCGGATCCGTCTGTCAGCTGGACTCGCTTTTCTTCCAAGAGAGCTCCATGACTCGCTGCAGCCACGAGGAATCGCCCTACCAGCTCCTTTATGGCCAGCCGCACATATACGAGAAG GTTTTGGGTTTCAAGTTCCGCGTTTCCCCAGATGCCTTTTTCCAGGTGAACCAGGCGGCTGCGGAGGTGCTTTATGCTACTTTGAGGGACCTCATTTCCCCAAACACGGAGAAATTAGGAACATCTACCGACACTCTTCTAGACGTGTGCTGTGGGACCGGTGCCATTGGAATCACCGCATCTCCTCGGGTGGAGAAAGTAATCGGAATCGAGCTCATCGAGCAGGCAGTGGAAGACGCCGTTCACAACACCGCTCTTAACAATGTGCTAAACTGCCAGTTCGTTTCTGGGAAGGCGGAGGCGGTGCTTCCTGGTGTCATGGTGGACTTGAGCTGCTCGGGTGGAGGCCTCACGGCGGTGGTGAACCCGGCTCGAGCTGGCCTTCACTACAGAGTGGTCAGAGCGCTCCGAAACCAGCCTAGCATCCGCAGACTGATCTACGTTTCCTGCAAACCAGATGGGGAAGCCATGAGGAACTTCAGGGAACTTTGTTGTCCTCCTGATCCACAGAAAAAACTCACAGGAGAGGCCTTTTCTCCTACGCTGGCTGTTCCCGTGGACATGTTCCCACACACTCCTCACTGTGAACTTGTGCTGCTTTTTGAACGCTAG